The following proteins come from a genomic window of Hymenobacter canadensis:
- a CDS encoding Uma2 family endonuclease, giving the protein MKPFYEPFMPGQLYSVAEFLALEQQADDRHEFYDGQVWPFPADTLRHNLLVQNCSLPLFARRKQVGLDVFSNGMLLEVIPDGYYTYPDVVIRDSVPCSGLEYVVQCPKVIVEVLDPLWAERDRTWKCVHYRRLESLQQYVLVSQTQQFVESYRRTAAGEWRYEAFMKTDDVLFIADTGLQLTLREIYDEVEVPLLQPQFPDIAEVLK; this is encoded by the coding sequence ATGAAACCATTCTACGAGCCATTCATGCCCGGGCAACTGTATTCGGTGGCTGAATTTCTGGCGCTGGAACAGCAGGCCGATGACCGGCACGAATTCTACGACGGGCAGGTCTGGCCTTTTCCGGCTGATACGCTGCGGCACAACCTGCTGGTGCAGAACTGCTCATTACCCCTATTTGCCCGTCGCAAGCAGGTTGGCCTTGATGTGTTCAGCAATGGGATGCTGCTTGAAGTCATTCCCGACGGCTATTACACTTACCCAGATGTGGTAATTCGGGACTCCGTGCCATGCTCAGGTCTGGAATATGTAGTGCAGTGCCCGAAGGTTATAGTTGAAGTGCTGGACCCGCTATGGGCGGAGCGGGACCGGACGTGGAAGTGCGTCCACTACCGTCGCCTCGAATCACTTCAGCAGTATGTCCTCGTTTCGCAGACGCAGCAGTTCGTGGAATCCTACCGGCGCACGGCGGCCGGAGAGTGGCGTTACGAGGCGTTTATGAAAACGGATGATGTGTTGTTTATTGCTGATACTGGCTTGCAGCTGACGTTGCGGGAAATCTACGATGAGGTGGAAGTGCCGCTGTTGCAGCCGCAGTTTCCGGATATTGCTGAAGTCCTGAAATAA
- the pruA gene encoding L-glutamate gamma-semialdehyde dehydrogenase, with translation MANGFFNVPAPINEPVKGYAPNSPERLELLKTLKELKQQQRDIPMHIGGQEIRTGKKQNITPPHDHQHVLGQFHEGDASHVAQAIDAALAARPLWAEMPWEHRAAIFLKAADLLAGPYRARINAATMLGQSKNCFQAEIDAACELIDFFRFNVHFMQQIYQQQPESLPGMWNRLEHRPLEGFVFALTPFNFTSIAANLPAAVAMMGNVVVWKPANTQIYSAQVLMELFKEAGVPDGVINLVYVDGPTAGDVIFKHRDFAGIHFTGSTGVFQNIWKTIGQNIASYKSYPRIVGETGGKDFILAHPSAHAKAVAVGISRGAFEYQGQKCSAASRVYLPSNLADEILGYVKEDLASFRMGDVEDFSNFINAVIDEKSFDKLAKYIDGAKADTNAEIVAGGGYDKSKGYFIEPTVIVTKDPKYVTMCEELFGPVVTVHIYDADKFEEVLELVDTTSPYALTGAIFSQDRSAIDHASKKLVHAAGNFYINDKPTGAVVGQQPFGGARASGTNDKAGSLLNLLRWVSPRAIKETFVPVTDYRYPFLGSEPKEDLNRDKGL, from the coding sequence ATGGCCAACGGCTTTTTCAACGTCCCCGCCCCGATCAACGAGCCTGTAAAGGGCTACGCGCCCAACTCGCCGGAGCGCCTTGAGCTGCTTAAGACCCTCAAGGAGCTCAAGCAGCAGCAGCGCGACATTCCGATGCACATCGGCGGCCAGGAAATCCGCACCGGCAAGAAGCAGAATATTACCCCGCCCCACGACCACCAGCACGTGCTGGGCCAGTTCCACGAAGGCGACGCCTCGCACGTGGCGCAGGCCATCGACGCGGCTCTGGCCGCTCGCCCACTGTGGGCCGAAATGCCCTGGGAGCACCGCGCCGCCATCTTCCTGAAGGCTGCCGACCTGCTGGCGGGCCCCTACCGGGCGCGCATCAACGCGGCCACCATGCTGGGCCAGAGCAAGAACTGCTTCCAGGCGGAAATCGACGCCGCCTGCGAACTGATCGACTTCTTCCGGTTCAACGTGCACTTCATGCAGCAGATCTACCAGCAGCAGCCCGAGAGCCTGCCCGGCATGTGGAACCGCCTAGAGCACCGCCCGCTGGAAGGCTTCGTGTTTGCCCTCACGCCCTTCAACTTCACCTCCATTGCCGCCAACCTGCCCGCCGCCGTGGCCATGATGGGCAACGTGGTGGTGTGGAAGCCCGCCAACACCCAGATCTACTCGGCCCAGGTGCTGATGGAGCTGTTCAAGGAAGCCGGCGTGCCCGACGGCGTCATCAACCTGGTGTATGTGGACGGCCCCACCGCCGGCGACGTCATCTTCAAGCACCGCGACTTTGCCGGCATCCACTTCACCGGCTCCACGGGCGTGTTCCAGAACATCTGGAAGACCATCGGCCAGAACATTGCCTCCTACAAGAGCTACCCGCGCATCGTGGGCGAAACCGGCGGCAAGGACTTCATCCTGGCCCACCCCTCGGCACACGCTAAAGCCGTGGCCGTGGGCATTAGCCGGGGCGCGTTTGAGTACCAGGGCCAGAAGTGCTCGGCGGCCTCGCGGGTGTACCTGCCCTCCAACCTGGCCGACGAAATTCTGGGCTACGTGAAGGAAGACCTGGCCTCGTTCCGGATGGGCGACGTGGAGGACTTCTCCAACTTCATCAACGCCGTTATCGACGAGAAATCCTTCGATAAGCTCGCCAAGTACATCGACGGCGCCAAGGCCGACACGAACGCCGAAATCGTGGCCGGCGGCGGCTACGACAAGTCGAAGGGCTACTTCATCGAGCCCACCGTCATCGTGACCAAGGACCCCAAGTACGTGACCATGTGCGAGGAGCTGTTCGGCCCCGTCGTGACCGTGCACATCTACGACGCCGACAAGTTCGAAGAAGTGCTGGAACTGGTGGACACCACCTCGCCCTACGCCCTCACCGGCGCCATCTTCAGCCAGGACCGCTCCGCCATCGACCACGCCTCGAAGAAGCTGGTGCACGCGGCCGGCAACTTCTACATCAACGACAAGCCCACGGGGGCGGTAGTCGGCCAGCAGCCCTTCGGCGGGGCCCGCGCCTCCGGCACCAACGACAAGGCCGGCTCCCTGCTGAACCTGCTGCGCTGGGTGTCGCCGCGCGCCATCAAGGAAACCTTCGTGCCCGTGACGGACTACCGCTACCCCTTCCTGGGCTCCGAGCCCAAGGAAGATCTGAACCGGGACAAGGGCCTGTAG
- a CDS encoding DUF3592 domain-containing protein: MPLPLKQKLGRILGLMLTVPGSLLLVAAFFVANYTAWKASQGPTATAVVLSKSDEIPRKGMIHIYQLQLAFALPAADSVTATAEVAHEDFLTLKPCDRVAVTYDRHNPQNVLLASAHWFSWRSLPSLLLGLSLLWAATQIARPRQVLPV; the protein is encoded by the coding sequence ATGCCACTTCCTCTGAAACAGAAGTTGGGCCGGATCCTGGGATTGATGCTCACAGTGCCAGGAAGTTTGTTGTTAGTGGCCGCTTTTTTCGTGGCAAACTACACCGCTTGGAAAGCAAGTCAGGGGCCCACGGCTACAGCAGTTGTTCTGTCGAAGTCTGACGAGATTCCGCGCAAAGGCATGATCCATATCTATCAATTGCAACTTGCATTTGCCTTGCCCGCTGCAGATTCTGTAACGGCCACAGCAGAGGTAGCGCATGAGGATTTTCTGACCTTGAAGCCCTGTGACCGGGTAGCCGTAACCTATGACCGCCATAATCCTCAAAATGTGCTGCTGGCTTCCGCGCATTGGTTTAGCTGGCGAAGCCTGCCCTCTTTGCTTCTCGGTTTGTCGCTGCTCTGGGCCGCCACCCAAATAGCTAGGCCCCGACAAGTGTTGCCAGTATAG
- a CDS encoding YjjG family noncanonical pyrimidine nucleotidase codes for MKTYQHIFFDLDHTLWDFETNADETLRHLFAEHNIGRHGVSVEKFIKEYSDINHGLWRLYQGGKINQQQLRATRFPRTFLQMGLREEDSPAGISEQFTDILPQKKAVFPYTYEVLDYLRDKGYRLHLITNGFRDIQYIKLDASRLTEYFEEIVTSECCGHLKPDTRIFEHALERAGANAPESLMIGDNLECDVLGAYNAGLDQVYFNPAKRRHFNQITYEISCLSELKEIL; via the coding sequence ATGAAAACGTACCAGCACATCTTCTTCGACCTCGACCACACGCTGTGGGACTTTGAAACCAACGCCGACGAAACTCTACGCCACCTGTTTGCGGAGCACAACATCGGCCGGCACGGGGTGTCGGTAGAGAAGTTTATCAAGGAGTATTCTGATATCAACCACGGCCTGTGGCGGCTGTACCAGGGCGGTAAAATCAACCAGCAGCAGCTGCGCGCCACCCGTTTCCCGCGCACGTTCTTGCAGATGGGTTTGCGGGAGGAAGACTCGCCGGCGGGCATCTCGGAGCAGTTCACGGATATTCTACCCCAGAAGAAGGCCGTATTTCCGTACACCTACGAGGTGCTGGATTATCTGCGCGACAAGGGTTACCGCCTGCACCTCATCACCAACGGCTTCCGCGACATCCAGTACATTAAGCTCGATGCGTCCCGGCTCACGGAGTATTTCGAGGAAATCGTAACGTCGGAGTGCTGTGGCCACCTCAAGCCCGATACCCGCATTTTCGAGCATGCGCTGGAGCGCGCCGGTGCCAACGCCCCGGAAAGCCTCATGATTGGCGACAACCTGGAGTGTGACGTGCTGGGCGCTTACAACGCCGGCCTAGACCAGGTGTACTTCAACCCCGCCAAGCGCCGCCACTTCAACCAGATTACCTACGAAATCAGCTGCCTGAGCGAGCTGAAGGAGATTCTGTAA
- a CDS encoding (2Fe-2S) ferredoxin domain-containing protein — MKSVAPVTRLFVCTAQKDEVGKDVIKALKTELKKQGLKKLLSGGEKRKVRVQTCNCLDLCKQCKKGSGAALIVYPEGTVYGNVRPKDAADIVHEHLGEGRVIERLQIT, encoded by the coding sequence GTGAAATCCGTTGCGCCTGTTACCCGCCTGTTTGTTTGCACTGCCCAGAAGGATGAGGTGGGCAAGGACGTCATCAAAGCCCTGAAAACCGAGCTCAAGAAGCAGGGCCTCAAAAAGCTGCTCAGCGGCGGCGAGAAGCGCAAAGTGCGGGTGCAAACCTGCAACTGCCTCGACCTGTGTAAGCAGTGCAAGAAAGGCTCCGGCGCCGCCCTCATCGTCTATCCCGAAGGCACCGTGTACGGCAACGTCCGGCCCAAAGACGCCGCCGACATCGTGCACGAACACCTGGGCGAAGGCCGGGTTATAGAACGGCTTCAGATTACATAA
- a CDS encoding ArsR/SmtB family transcription factor codes for MRLKHFSVAFGQQLFKAFGDESRVRILHLLWRNQEMCISDLEQVLDFTQTKTSRQLALLKNAGLVSFRRLDNWVFYYLKDEALDFVQQLLGYMERDPQLLHDQKIYQTLWSNRELAAYKLQNRRWTGNH; via the coding sequence ATGCGCCTCAAACACTTCAGCGTTGCATTCGGCCAGCAACTATTCAAAGCTTTCGGCGACGAAAGCCGGGTGCGAATTCTGCATCTGCTCTGGCGCAACCAGGAAATGTGCATCTCCGACCTGGAACAGGTGCTGGATTTCACCCAGACCAAAACCTCGCGCCAGCTGGCCCTGCTCAAAAATGCGGGTCTGGTCAGCTTCCGGCGCCTCGACAACTGGGTGTTCTACTATCTCAAAGACGAAGCCCTGGACTTTGTGCAGCAGCTGCTGGGCTACATGGAGCGCGACCCGCAGCTACTGCACGACCAGAAGATTTACCAGACGCTCTGGTCGAACCGGGAACTGGCCGCGTATAAGCTGCAAAACCGTCGCTGGACCGGGAATCACTGA
- a CDS encoding carboxypeptidase-like regulatory domain-containing protein, translating into MSVVVRFSLRLAACTLVMLACWLLPTAVRAQGQQRVVQFTGIVATGDSLLGVPGATVFVPKAGRGTATNAYGYFSLPVLAGDSIIIRSLGYRNQYVVIPPNYPRQSYSVIVQLREDVTVLPEVRIFPYATEKAFKEAFLALRLPKERGSSAAENLNQDILRRIFNNAPVTSMGNYRQTMQMQQMDQQRRMGMGPSPYTNNPLLNPFSWLQLIKQVKDGEFKKKEGVDY; encoded by the coding sequence ATGTCTGTAGTAGTTCGATTTTCTTTGCGGCTGGCCGCTTGTACGCTGGTAATGCTGGCCTGCTGGCTGCTGCCGACTGCCGTCCGGGCCCAGGGCCAGCAGCGCGTGGTGCAGTTCACGGGCATCGTGGCCACCGGCGACTCGCTGCTGGGCGTGCCCGGGGCCACCGTATTTGTGCCCAAGGCTGGCCGCGGCACCGCCACCAACGCCTACGGCTACTTCTCGCTGCCCGTGCTGGCCGGCGACAGTATCATCATCCGCAGTCTGGGCTACCGCAACCAGTACGTGGTGATTCCGCCCAACTACCCGCGCCAGAGCTACTCCGTGATTGTGCAGCTGCGCGAAGACGTGACTGTACTGCCCGAGGTGCGCATCTTCCCCTACGCCACCGAAAAGGCCTTCAAGGAAGCTTTTCTGGCGTTGCGCCTACCCAAGGAGCGGGGTTCCAGCGCCGCTGAAAACCTCAACCAGGATATTCTGCGCCGCATCTTCAACAACGCGCCCGTCACGAGCATGGGCAACTACCGCCAGACCATGCAGATGCAGCAAATGGACCAGCAGCGCCGCATGGGCATGGGCCCTTCGCCCTACACCAACAACCCGCTGCTCAACCCGTTCAGCTGGCTGCAGCTGATCAAGCAGGTGAAAGACGGCGAATTCAAGAAAAAGGAAGGCGTCGATTACTAA
- a CDS encoding NAD(P)/FAD-dependent oxidoreductase — translation MDTNLPRTSQPRIVIIGCGFAGLRLAKDLADAPVQVVVIDRNNYHNFQPLLYQVATGALEADSIAYPIRKIFAGQPNFFYRMADVQRVDAAANTLTTNIGDIRYDHLIIATGSVTNFFGLESIEQNAMQIKSVPNALNLRSYLFQNFEKAILTEDPARRQALMNVVVVGGGPTGVEICGSLAEMRKDVLPKDYPELDLKQMEIYLIEAGAEVLGPMSKDSQVQAKGYLEEMGIHIRLNTSAKHFEDGKLYYSDTEFIRTENLIWAAGVNGAALEGLPEAAVARNKRVNVDTLNRVLGFQNVYAIGDVANMATDEMPRGYPMLAPVAIQQAEQLADNLQRLLRGETLKPFKYTNKGSMAIVGRNRAVVDLPGDKHFGGFFGWLTWLFVHLMTLVGFRNKVVTLVGWGISYFSSDKALRLIIRPYKRNDFKSDKGLATAIHNAATPEYNPSVPAPNAPVVGG, via the coding sequence ATGGATACCAACCTGCCGCGTACTTCCCAACCTCGTATCGTGATTATCGGCTGCGGCTTTGCCGGGCTGCGGCTGGCCAAGGACCTGGCCGATGCGCCCGTGCAGGTGGTGGTGATTGACCGCAACAACTACCACAACTTCCAGCCTCTGCTCTATCAGGTGGCTACCGGGGCGCTGGAAGCCGACAGCATTGCGTATCCGATTCGGAAGATTTTCGCCGGCCAGCCCAATTTCTTCTACCGCATGGCCGACGTACAGCGCGTGGACGCGGCTGCCAATACGCTCACGACCAACATCGGCGATATCCGCTACGACCACCTCATTATTGCCACCGGCTCGGTCACCAATTTCTTCGGTCTGGAAAGCATCGAGCAGAACGCCATGCAGATCAAGAGCGTGCCCAACGCCCTGAACCTGCGCAGCTACCTGTTTCAGAACTTCGAAAAGGCCATCCTTACCGAGGACCCCGCCCGCCGGCAAGCCCTGATGAACGTAGTGGTGGTGGGTGGTGGCCCTACAGGCGTGGAAATCTGCGGCTCGCTGGCCGAAATGCGCAAGGACGTGCTGCCCAAAGATTATCCCGAGCTGGACCTCAAGCAGATGGAAATCTACCTGATAGAAGCCGGTGCGGAAGTGCTGGGGCCGATGTCGAAAGACTCGCAGGTGCAGGCCAAGGGCTATCTGGAGGAAATGGGCATCCATATCCGGCTCAACACCTCCGCCAAGCACTTCGAGGACGGTAAGCTTTATTACTCCGACACCGAGTTTATCCGGACCGAAAACCTGATCTGGGCGGCCGGCGTGAACGGTGCGGCGCTGGAAGGCCTGCCCGAAGCCGCTGTGGCCCGCAACAAGCGCGTGAACGTGGACACGCTGAACCGCGTGCTGGGCTTCCAGAACGTGTACGCCATCGGCGACGTGGCCAATATGGCAACCGACGAAATGCCGCGCGGCTACCCCATGCTGGCGCCCGTGGCCATTCAGCAGGCCGAGCAGCTGGCCGACAACCTGCAGCGCCTGCTGCGCGGCGAAACCCTCAAGCCGTTCAAATACACCAACAAAGGCAGTATGGCCATTGTGGGCCGCAACCGCGCCGTGGTAGACCTGCCCGGCGACAAGCATTTCGGCGGCTTCTTCGGGTGGCTGACTTGGCTGTTTGTGCACCTGATGACGCTGGTGGGCTTCCGCAACAAAGTCGTGACGCTGGTAGGCTGGGGCATCAGCTACTTCAGCTCCGACAAGGCCCTGCGCCTCATCATCCGCCCCTACAAGCGCAACGACTTCAAATCGGACAAGGGCCTGGCCACCGCCATCCACAACGCCGCCACGCCCGAGTACAACCCCTCCGTGCCCGCCCCCAACGCGCCTGTGGTGGGTGGGTAG
- a CDS encoding bifunctional 4-hydroxy-2-oxoglutarate aldolase/2-dehydro-3-deoxy-phosphogluconate aldolase, translating into MPRFTAAHALTQARQHPLIPVFYHAQEDYARRVLAACHAAGVRLFEFTNRGPQAPEIFERLQRFVEAEFPDLLLGAGTIFTAEEAGRFIEAGADFIIQPVCSPDVAAVCRSYDLAWLPGAQTLNEVYEAHRLGATLVKVFPSAYLTPEYLRILRGPLPQVPLMVTGGIQPTVESLEEWKAAGATCVGLDARLLDTDEPARLTAQVRELLAALQPAM; encoded by the coding sequence ATGCCCCGCTTTACTGCCGCCCACGCCCTCACGCAAGCCCGCCAGCATCCGCTGATTCCGGTGTTTTACCACGCTCAGGAAGACTACGCCCGCCGGGTGCTGGCGGCCTGCCACGCGGCGGGCGTGCGACTGTTTGAGTTCACCAACCGTGGCCCTCAGGCACCGGAAATCTTCGAGCGGCTGCAGCGTTTCGTGGAGGCTGAATTTCCGGATTTGCTGCTGGGGGCGGGCACCATTTTCACGGCTGAGGAGGCCGGCCGCTTCATTGAGGCCGGCGCCGACTTCATCATCCAGCCCGTGTGCAGCCCCGATGTGGCCGCCGTGTGCCGCAGCTACGACCTAGCTTGGCTGCCCGGCGCCCAGACGCTGAACGAAGTGTACGAGGCCCACCGCCTCGGCGCGACGCTGGTGAAGGTATTTCCCTCGGCCTACCTCACGCCGGAATACCTGCGCATCCTGCGTGGCCCGCTGCCGCAGGTGCCGCTCATGGTCACGGGCGGCATCCAGCCCACCGTAGAGAGCCTGGAGGAGTGGAAAGCCGCCGGGGCCACCTGCGTCGGTCTCGATGCCCGCCTGCTGGACACTGATGAGCCGGCCCGCCTCACGGCTCAAGTGCGGGAGCTACTGGCGGCGCTGCAGCCGGCTATGTAG
- a CDS encoding PH domain-containing protein: MGLLDGLLGNASETDAQQVQLELSQLLSPGETVRNSYAVIRDLMVFTTKRLIMVDKQGVTGKKREYLSLPYRSIERFSMETTGHFDLDAELKIWVRGQTEPISKTFRGDKNVYDVYRALGEFAI; this comes from the coding sequence ATGGGACTTCTCGACGGCCTGCTGGGCAATGCTTCCGAAACCGACGCGCAACAGGTTCAGCTGGAACTGAGCCAGCTTCTTTCGCCCGGCGAAACAGTGCGCAACTCCTACGCCGTCATCCGCGACCTGATGGTGTTCACCACCAAGCGGCTCATCATGGTAGACAAGCAAGGCGTAACCGGCAAGAAGCGCGAATATCTGAGCCTGCCCTACCGCAGCATCGAGCGGTTCTCGATGGAAACCACCGGCCACTTCGACCTCGACGCCGAGCTGAAAATCTGGGTGCGCGGCCAGACCGAGCCCATCAGCAAAACCTTCCGCGGCGACAAAAACGTGTACGACGTGTACCGCGCCCTCGGGGAGTTTGCTATTTAG
- a CDS encoding M1 family metallopeptidase, which yields MLKPYLLAAGLAALLALPAAAQNTNSGTDKFAQLETLLPTPNSYRTASGAPGTDYWQQRADYNIRVKLDDEKQAITGSEDITYTNLSPDVLTYLWVQLDQNILDKNSITTATQVGQIQDRMPFQAMEYLQRSEFEGGFKISEVKMKGGKALPYVINHTMMRVDLPTPLRPKQAVTFSIAWSYNISDQLKINQRSGYEYFAEDKNYLYEIAQFYPRMAVYSDNQGWQHKQFLGNGEFALPFGDYRVSITAPADHVVGATGVLQNPNDVLTSAQRQRLEKAKGAKTPVLIVSQQEAEKAETSRAKGTKTWTYAAKDVRDFAWASSRKFIWDAMGIMQKGKPVMCMSYYPKEGNPLWGKYSTEVVAHTIKVYSKYTIDYEYPVAISVHGPVGGMEYPMLCFNGGRPEKDGTYSADRKYGMISVIIHEVGHNFFPMIINSDERQWSWMDEGLNTFTQYLTEQEWERNYPSRRGEPKNIVDYMRTGKNLQTPIMTNSESVLQFGPNAYAKPATGLNILRETILGRELFDYAFKEYARRWAYKHPTPADFFRTMEDASGTDLDWFWRGWFYTTDASDLAITGVKWYSVDSKNPEIENARKRETINKAPQTLSQQRNLQDIKRTLVDEKPELKDFYNNYDPLATTDADKQRYQQMAKGLSPEQQQRLNAGLNFYEVSLKNLGGLTMPVIVQMTYQDGKQEKMTIPAEIWRKNNAEVTKVFITEKPVVSFVLDPNLETADVDLSNNAWPQQAAPSRFELFEQQQRTQPNPMQQQTSMQKMEQKPAGSSTGGGTN from the coding sequence ATGCTGAAACCCTACCTGCTGGCCGCCGGGCTGGCGGCGCTGCTGGCCCTGCCGGCCGCGGCCCAGAACACCAACTCCGGCACCGACAAATTTGCGCAGCTCGAAACCCTGCTGCCCACGCCCAACTCCTACCGCACGGCCTCCGGCGCCCCCGGCACCGACTACTGGCAGCAGCGCGCCGACTACAACATCCGGGTGAAGCTGGATGATGAGAAGCAGGCCATTACGGGCTCCGAGGACATCACCTACACCAACCTCTCGCCCGACGTGCTGACCTACCTGTGGGTGCAGCTCGACCAGAATATTCTCGACAAAAACTCCATCACCACGGCCACGCAGGTGGGCCAGATTCAGGACCGGATGCCGTTCCAGGCGATGGAGTACCTGCAGCGCAGCGAGTTTGAGGGCGGGTTCAAGATTTCGGAGGTGAAGATGAAGGGCGGCAAGGCGCTGCCCTACGTCATCAACCACACCATGATGCGCGTGGACCTGCCCACGCCGCTGCGGCCCAAGCAGGCCGTCACGTTCAGCATTGCGTGGAGCTACAACATCAGCGACCAGCTGAAAATCAACCAGCGCAGCGGCTACGAGTATTTCGCCGAAGACAAAAACTACCTCTACGAAATTGCGCAGTTCTACCCGCGCATGGCCGTGTACTCCGACAACCAGGGCTGGCAGCACAAGCAGTTCCTCGGCAACGGCGAATTCGCCCTGCCCTTCGGCGACTACCGCGTGAGCATTACGGCTCCCGCCGACCACGTGGTGGGCGCCACCGGCGTGCTGCAAAACCCCAACGACGTGCTGACCAGCGCCCAGCGCCAGCGCCTCGAAAAAGCCAAAGGCGCCAAAACGCCGGTGCTCATCGTGAGCCAGCAGGAAGCCGAAAAGGCCGAAACCAGCCGCGCCAAAGGCACCAAAACCTGGACCTACGCCGCCAAAGACGTGCGTGACTTCGCTTGGGCCAGCTCGCGCAAGTTCATCTGGGATGCCATGGGCATCATGCAGAAGGGCAAGCCAGTAATGTGCATGAGCTACTACCCCAAGGAGGGCAACCCGCTGTGGGGCAAGTACTCGACGGAAGTGGTGGCGCACACCATCAAGGTGTATTCCAAGTACACCATCGACTACGAATACCCGGTGGCTATTTCGGTGCACGGCCCGGTGGGCGGCATGGAGTACCCGATGCTGTGCTTCAACGGTGGCCGCCCCGAGAAGGACGGCACCTACTCGGCCGACCGGAAATACGGGATGATTTCGGTGATTATCCATGAGGTAGGTCACAACTTCTTCCCGATGATCATCAACTCCGATGAGCGGCAGTGGAGCTGGATGGACGAGGGCCTGAATACGTTTACGCAGTACCTCACGGAGCAGGAATGGGAGCGAAACTACCCGTCGCGCCGCGGCGAGCCCAAGAACATTGTGGACTACATGCGCACCGGCAAAAACCTGCAGACCCCGATTATGACCAACTCGGAGTCGGTGCTGCAGTTTGGGCCGAACGCCTACGCCAAGCCCGCTACCGGCCTCAACATTCTGCGTGAGACGATTCTGGGCCGCGAGCTGTTCGACTACGCCTTCAAGGAATACGCGCGCCGCTGGGCCTACAAGCACCCCACGCCCGCCGACTTCTTCCGCACCATGGAAGACGCCTCCGGCACCGACCTCGACTGGTTCTGGCGCGGCTGGTTCTACACCACCGACGCCTCCGACCTGGCCATCACGGGCGTGAAGTGGTACTCGGTGGACTCCAAGAACCCCGAAATTGAAAACGCCCGCAAGCGCGAAACAATCAACAAAGCGCCCCAGACTCTGTCGCAGCAGCGCAACCTGCAGGACATCAAGCGCACCCTCGTGGACGAGAAGCCTGAGCTGAAGGACTTCTACAATAACTACGACCCGCTGGCCACCACCGACGCCGACAAGCAGCGCTACCAGCAAATGGCCAAGGGCCTCAGCCCCGAGCAGCAGCAGCGCCTGAACGCCGGCCTCAACTTCTACGAGGTGAGCCTGAAGAACCTGGGCGGCCTCACGATGCCCGTTATCGTGCAGATGACTTACCAGGACGGCAAGCAGGAAAAGATGACGATTCCGGCCGAAATCTGGCGCAAAAACAACGCCGAGGTAACCAAGGTATTCATCACTGAGAAGCCCGTAGTAAGCTTCGTGCTGGACCCCAACCTGGAAACCGCCGACGTTGACCTGAGCAACAACGCCTGGCCCCAGCAGGCAGCCCCTTCGCGCTTCGAGCTGTTTGAGCAACAGCAGCGCACGCAGCCCAACCCCATGCAGCAACAGACTTCAATGCAGAAGATGGAGCAGAAGCCCGCTGGCAGCAGCACCGGCGGCGGCACCAACTAA
- a CDS encoding HupE/UreJ family protein, whose product MASLFQTYLQLGFFHIFNLRAYDHLVFLLALCAPYVLADWRRVLALVTSFTLGHSLTLALATLRVVDYSPGLVEKLIPITILLTCVVNLMRARRTEPRLARVSRPEPVVLALPNLLAMVFGLVHGLGFSSYLRELLGQQSRPVLELLAFNVGVELGQLLIVSLILLLGLLLLRGFGVQRRDWLLVVSGAAIGIAGVLLVG is encoded by the coding sequence ATGGCGTCTTTGTTTCAGACTTACCTGCAGCTTGGGTTCTTCCACATCTTCAACCTGCGGGCCTACGACCACCTCGTGTTTCTGCTGGCGCTGTGTGCCCCCTACGTGCTGGCCGACTGGCGCCGGGTGCTGGCGTTGGTCACCAGCTTCACGCTGGGCCACTCGCTCACGCTGGCCCTGGCCACGCTGCGCGTAGTGGACTACAGCCCCGGCCTGGTGGAGAAGCTGATTCCGATAACCATTCTGCTGACCTGCGTCGTGAACCTGATGCGGGCGCGCCGCACTGAGCCGCGCCTGGCCCGCGTGAGCCGGCCCGAGCCCGTGGTACTGGCCCTGCCCAACCTGCTGGCCATGGTGTTTGGGCTGGTGCATGGCCTGGGCTTTTCCAGCTACCTGCGCGAGCTGCTGGGCCAGCAGAGCCGGCCGGTGCTGGAGCTGCTGGCCTTCAATGTGGGCGTAGAGCTGGGCCAGCTGCTGATTGTGAGTCTAATTCTGCTGCTGGGGCTGCTGCTGCTGCGCGGCTTCGGGGTGCAGCGCCGCGACTGGCTGCTGGTGGTCAGCGGTGCTGCCATCGGTATTGCGGGGGTGCTGCTGGTAGGCTGA